From Pseudarthrobacter equi, a single genomic window includes:
- the glyA gene encoding serine hydroxymethyltransferase: MSAAAGTAVTETEFHQVESPSLNADLSVLDPEIAAKIDDELGRQRDGLEMIASENHTAAAVMQAQGSVLTNKYAEGYPGKRYYGGCEHVDVIEQLAIDRLKALFGAEFANVQPHSGAQANASVMHALIKPGDTIMGLNLAHGGHLTHGMKINFSGKLYNVVPYQVREDTHTIDMAEVERLALETKPQLIVAGWSAYARQLDFAEFRRIADLVGAYLMVDMAHFAGLVAAGLHPSPVPHAHVTTSTTHKTLAGPRGGIILSNDADIAKKINSAVFPGQQGGPLEHVIAGKAVAFKIAASAEFKERQERVLAGSRILAERLVQPDVTAKGINVISGGTDVHLVLVDLRNCELNGQQAEDRLAAIDITVNRNAVPFDPRPPMVTSGLRIGTPALATRGFGEAAFREVADIIAEALTADADADLSGLRHRVEVLAAAHPLYPGVAPLS; the protein is encoded by the coding sequence GTGAGCGCGGCTGCCGGCACGGCCGTCACTGAGACAGAATTCCACCAGGTTGAATCCCCCAGCCTGAACGCGGACCTGTCCGTCCTCGACCCGGAGATCGCAGCGAAAATCGACGACGAACTGGGCCGCCAGCGCGACGGCCTGGAAATGATCGCTTCCGAGAACCACACCGCCGCCGCCGTCATGCAGGCGCAGGGCTCGGTGCTGACCAACAAGTACGCCGAAGGCTACCCGGGCAAGCGCTACTACGGCGGCTGCGAACACGTGGACGTCATCGAACAGCTCGCCATCGACCGGCTCAAGGCCCTGTTCGGTGCCGAGTTCGCCAACGTGCAGCCGCACTCCGGCGCACAGGCCAACGCTTCGGTGATGCACGCGCTGATCAAGCCCGGCGACACCATCATGGGCCTGAACCTCGCCCACGGCGGACACCTGACGCACGGCATGAAGATCAACTTCTCCGGCAAGCTCTACAACGTGGTGCCGTACCAGGTCCGCGAAGACACCCACACCATCGACATGGCAGAGGTGGAGCGACTGGCGCTGGAAACGAAGCCGCAGCTGATCGTTGCCGGCTGGTCCGCGTACGCACGCCAGCTGGACTTCGCCGAGTTCCGCCGGATCGCCGACCTGGTGGGCGCCTACCTGATGGTGGATATGGCCCACTTCGCCGGCCTCGTCGCTGCGGGCCTGCACCCCAGCCCGGTGCCGCACGCGCACGTCACCACCTCCACCACGCACAAGACCCTCGCCGGTCCGCGCGGCGGCATCATCCTGTCGAACGACGCCGACATCGCCAAGAAGATCAACTCGGCTGTGTTCCCGGGCCAGCAGGGCGGACCGCTGGAGCACGTCATCGCCGGCAAGGCCGTGGCCTTCAAGATCGCCGCCTCGGCTGAGTTCAAGGAACGGCAGGAGCGCGTCCTCGCCGGCTCCCGCATCCTGGCCGAGCGCCTGGTCCAGCCGGACGTCACCGCCAAGGGCATCAACGTCATCTCCGGCGGCACGGACGTCCACCTGGTCCTGGTTGACCTCCGCAACTGCGAACTCAACGGCCAGCAGGCCGAAGACCGCCTGGCCGCGATTGACATCACCGTCAACCGCAACGCCGTGCCCTTCGACCCGCGCCCGCCGATGGTCACCTCCGGCCTGCGCATCGGCACCCCGGCTTTGGCAACCCGCGGGTTCGGCGAAGCCGCCTTCCGCGAAGTTGCGGACATCATCGCCGAGGCATTGACGGCCGACGCCGACGCAGACCTTTCCGGCCTGCGTCACCGCGTCGAAGTACTCGCCGCAGCCCACCCGCTCTACCCCGGCGTCGCACCGCTGTCCTAG
- the gcvH gene encoding glycine cleavage system protein GcvH, with protein MSKVAAELKYSAEHEWIAVDGSGPAGIGISAVAADALGDIVYVDLPEVGSIVTAGETCGEVESTKSVSDLYSPVTGEVTEINDGVVSDPALINSDPYGAGWLFKVSVTEEGPLLSAEEYAAANGGEL; from the coding sequence ATGAGCAAAGTTGCAGCTGAACTGAAGTACTCCGCCGAACATGAGTGGATTGCTGTTGACGGGTCCGGCCCTGCCGGGATCGGTATCTCCGCCGTCGCCGCCGATGCGCTGGGCGACATCGTGTACGTGGACCTGCCCGAGGTTGGCTCCATCGTGACCGCCGGCGAAACCTGCGGCGAAGTGGAATCCACCAAGTCCGTTTCGGACCTCTACTCCCCCGTCACCGGCGAAGTCACCGAGATCAACGACGGCGTGGTGTCCGATCCCGCCCTCATCAACAGCGACCCGTACGGAGCCGGCTGGCTGTTCAAGGTGTCCGTCACCGAAGAAGGCCCGCTGCTGTCCGCCGAGGAATACGCCGCAGCGAACGGCGGCGAACTGTGA
- the gcvT gene encoding glycine cleavage system aminomethyltransferase GcvT, whose product MTENYTALYEQHKKAGASFTDFGGWQMPLKYDSELAEHHAVRNAAGLFDLSHMGEVWVTGQDAGAFLDFALAGKLSAIAVGKAKYSLICDTDGGIIDDLITYRLPAAADGTAKYLVVPNAGNAKVVAEALQERAAGFDVTVQDASAETSLIAVQGPAAEAILLALVPADQHSLVTELKYYAAVEVGITVNGAVRDLLVARTGYTGEDGFEIYVGNLEAAALWEALLAAGEGSGLIPAGLAARDSLRLEAGMPLYGNELSRRVNAYAAGLGPVVSLAKESDFVGKEALAAIKAAGVGSTVGQKLVGLKGTGRRAARGHYPVLKDGSLIGEVTSGQPSPTLGYPVALAYVDVEFAEPGTIVDVDLRGKPERFEVVALPFYKRTR is encoded by the coding sequence ATGACTGAGAACTACACCGCTCTCTACGAGCAGCACAAGAAAGCCGGCGCCTCCTTCACCGACTTCGGCGGCTGGCAGATGCCCCTCAAGTACGATTCCGAACTCGCCGAGCACCACGCCGTGCGCAACGCCGCCGGCCTGTTCGACCTCTCCCACATGGGCGAAGTCTGGGTCACCGGCCAGGATGCCGGCGCTTTCCTCGACTTTGCCCTTGCTGGAAAGCTGTCAGCCATCGCGGTAGGCAAGGCCAAGTACTCGCTGATCTGCGACACCGACGGCGGCATCATCGACGACCTGATCACGTACCGCCTCCCCGCGGCTGCGGACGGAACAGCCAAGTACCTGGTGGTCCCGAACGCAGGCAACGCCAAGGTAGTGGCCGAGGCCCTGCAGGAACGCGCCGCCGGCTTCGACGTCACCGTGCAGGATGCCTCGGCCGAGACATCCCTGATCGCTGTCCAGGGCCCCGCCGCGGAGGCCATCCTGCTGGCGCTCGTACCGGCCGACCAGCACTCCCTGGTCACGGAACTGAAGTACTACGCCGCCGTCGAGGTGGGCATCACGGTCAACGGAGCTGTCCGGGACCTGCTGGTGGCCCGCACCGGCTACACCGGCGAGGACGGCTTCGAGATCTACGTCGGCAACCTGGAGGCCGCCGCCCTGTGGGAGGCCCTGCTCGCGGCCGGCGAAGGTTCCGGCCTCATCCCCGCGGGTCTCGCCGCCCGCGATTCGCTCCGCCTCGAAGCCGGCATGCCGCTCTACGGCAACGAACTCTCCCGCCGCGTCAACGCCTACGCCGCCGGGCTGGGGCCGGTCGTGTCCCTGGCCAAGGAAAGCGACTTCGTGGGCAAGGAGGCCCTGGCAGCCATCAAGGCCGCCGGCGTCGGATCCACCGTGGGCCAAAAGCTCGTGGGCCTCAAGGGCACCGGGCGCCGCGCCGCCCGCGGCCACTACCCGGTCCTCAAGGACGGCTCCCTCATAGGCGAAGTCACCTCCGGCCAGCCCTCCCCCACCCTCGGCTACCCCGTGGCACTGGCCTACGTCGACGTCGAATTCGCCGAACCCGGCACCATCGTCGACGTCGACCTCCGCGGCAAGCCCGAACGCTTCGAAGTAGTGGCACTGCCGTTCTACAAGCGAACCCGCTAA